TTCGGCTGATTCCACCACGCGTAATCCCATCTCTTCTTCCGTACGGATTACTTCACCACGCAGGGAATTGGTGTAAACATCGGTGATTTTCACATCAACAAATTTGCCGATCATATCCGGCGTACCCACGAAATTCACCACACGGTTGGTTTCTGTACGACCTGTGAGTTCCATTAAATCTTTTTTTGATGGACCTTCCACTAAAATACGCTGCTCCGTGCCTAGCATTGCACGGCTAAACTGCATTGCTTGGTGGTTAATACGTTGTTGTAGGCGTGATAAACGCTCTTTTTTCTCCTCTTCAGAGACATTGTCCGGCAGATCCGCCGCCGGTGTGCCCGGACGAGCTGAATAGATAAAGCTGAAACTCATATCAAAATTGACTTGCTCGATGATTTTCATTGTTTGCTCAAAATCTTCCGCCGTTTCGCCCGGGAAACCGACAATAAAGTCTGAGCTGATTTGAATTTCAGGACGAACTTCACGCAATTTGCGAATAATCGCTTTATACTCTAATGCAGTGTGATTACGTTTCATCATCGTCAGCACTCGATCTGAGCCACTTTGAATTGGTAAGTGTAAGAAACTTACCAACTCAGGCGTATCACGGTAAACCTCGATAATATCATCGCTAAATTCAATCGGGTGGCTGGTGGTATAACGCAAACGGTCAATACCATCAATCGCCGCCACTAAACGTAGCAATTCTGCAAAAGTGCAAATGCCACCATCAAAAGTCTCACCACGATAAGCATTTACGTTTTGACCGAGTAAATTTACTTCACGCACACCTTGAGCAGCAAGTTGTGCAATTTCAAATAATACATCATCTACCGGACGTGAAACCTCTTCACCACGTGTGTAAGGCACAACGCAGAAGGAGCAGTATTTGTTACAACCTTCCATAATTGACACAAAGGCTGTTGGACCTTCAGCTTTTGGCTCGGGTAGGCGGTCAAATTTCTCAATTTCAGGGAAAGAAATATCCACAATCGAGCTTTTACCGCCACGAATTTGGTTAATCATTTCCGGTAAGCGGTGAAGTGTTTGAGGACCGAATACGATATCGACATAAGGGGCACGATCACGAATATGCTCTCCTTCTTGCGAGGCAACACAACCGCCCACACCAATGATTAGGTTTGGTTTGTCTTTCTTCCAGTTTTTCCAACGACCAAGCTGTGAGAATACTTTTTCTTGTGCTTTTTCACGAATAGAACAAGTATTCAGTAATAAAACATCTGCATCTTCCGGATTTTCAGTTAGCTCAAAACCGTGTGTAGAATTGAGTAAATCCGCCATTTTGGACGAGTCGTACTCGTTCATTTGGCAGCCCCAAGTGGTAATATGTAATTTAGCCATAGTTCGAAAATAATAGATATATCAATTAGTTAGAAAAGAAAAGCGTAAAGCAATTTATTGTTTTGTACTCAAAATAAACCCTTTACGCAAAATTTGTGGCATATTTTACCCTGTAGCCTATTTTTTATCTAGAAATAATCTGCATAAATCTGATATTCAACAAATAAAAAAGCCACGATTTTTTAATATCGTGGCTCTATTCATCATTTTAGAATTATTTTGTTAAGGTTAAGACAACGCTTTCACCTGCAACAACTTGACCACTTAATTTAGATAAGTTGCTGATTTCATCCATATTTGAAATAACAATTGGTGTTAAAACAGATTTTGCTTTACCTTCAAGTAAGGCTAAATCAAATTTGATGATTGGATCACCTACTTTCACCGTTTGACCTTCTGTCGCAAGGCGAGTGAAACCTTCACCTTTTAGTTCAACAGTGTCAATACCGAAGTGAACAAATAACTCAACACCATCTTCAGATTCAATAGAAAATGCGTGGTTAGTTTCAAAAATCTTACCGATTGTACCATTTACTGGAGCAACGATAGTATCGCCTACCGGACGAATTGCAACACCATCGCCTACGATTTTTTCAGAAAAAACAACATCCGGTACATCTTCGATGTTGACAACTTCACCGGTTAATGGTGAATAAATTTTGATTTCTTGGCTCTCTTTTTGTTTTGAGCCGAATAATTTATCAAATAATCCCATCTTTAAATCTCCCTCAGATATTACAGAATTCCCGTACATTCTATACGAGAATTTTGTATTTGTATGCTAAATAATTGAAATTAGTTTAATTTCTGATAAAACGCATCAACTAAACGCTCAATATCTGCCGCAGTCGGCTGAGCTAATGCTTCGTCTGCTAACGCTTTCGCATCGGCAAAATTAATTGAACGAATAAGTTTCTTCACGTGTGGCACAGAAATACCGCTCATACTGAACTCATCTAAGCCCATACCAAGCAATAATGCAGTTGCACGCACATCGCCTGCCAACTCACCACACATACCCGTCCATTTACCTTCTGCGTGTGAAGCATCAATTACTTGTTTGATTAAGTTTAATACCGATGGGCTTAATGGATTATATAAGTGAGCAATAATTTCATTACCACGATCCACCGCGAGCGTATATTGAGTTAAGTCGTTTGTACCGATACTAAAGAAATCAGCTTCTTTGGCTAAATAGCGGGCATTTACCGCAGCTGATGGCGTTTCCACCATAATACCGAGTTTTAGGTTCTCATCGAATGAATGACCTTCGCTGCGTAACTGTTCTTTTAACTCTGCAACGATTGATTTTAATAAGCGAATTTCTTCTACCGAAATAATCATTGGGAACATTACCGCTAAATTACCGAAGGCAGAAGCACGCAATACCGCACGCAATTGGGTATCTAAAATTTCACGGCGAGTGAAACCGATACGCACCGCACGCCAGCCTAAGAATGGGTTCATCTCTTTTGGTAAATCAAGATATGGTAATTCTTTGTCGCCACCAATATCCATAGTACGAAGAATAACCATCTTATCGCCCATCGCCTCTACAATTTCTTTGTAGGCTTGGAATTGTTCTTCTTCGCCCGGCAGTTGAGCTCTATCCATAAACAAGAACTCAGTGCGGTATAAACCAACCGCTTCACCGCCATTACGCAATACACCGTCTACATCACGGATTGTACCGATGTTACCTGCTACATCAACTTTATGACCGTCTAATGTTTGTGCCGGTAACTCTTTTAATTTCGCTAATTCTTCTTTTTCTGAATTAAGTTTTTCTTGTAATGCTTTAAACTCTGCAATTTCAACTTCTGAAGGGTTTAAATGAATTTCATTATTGACCGCATCTAAAATCAACACATCACCTGTTTTTACTAAAGAGGTTACGTTATTTGTGCCAACGATTGCAGGAAGCTCTAATGAACGAGCCATAATCGAAGTATGAGATGTACGACCGCCAATATCAGTAATAAAGCCTAACACTTTATCTAAATTTAATTGTGCCGTTTCAGAAGGGGTTAAGTCGTAAGCCACTAAAATGACTTCATCTTGAATATCGCCTAAATCTACAATATTCATATTTAAAATATTACGCACTAAACGATTACCGATATCACGAATATCGCCCGCACGTTCTTTTAAATATTCATCATCAATTTCTGCAAGCATTGCTGCCTGCATTTCAATAACTTTACTTGCTGCAACATCTGCAGTAACAAGATTATCACTCAGGTAACCCAGAATTTCTTCTTCAAGCTCTTCATCTTCTAAGATCATTAAATGACCTTCAAAAATCGCTTCTTTTTCTTCACCCAATGTTCGGCGGGCTTTCTCTTTAATCGCGGTTAATTGTGCAGCTGCTTTTTCACGTCCTTCAAAGAATTTCGCTTTTTCAGCCTCAACTTCGCTTTCATCAATTTTGCGGGTATTTAATACAATTGGCTCTTCTTTTAAAACCAATGCTTTTCCAAATACTGCACCGGGGGAAGCTGCGATACCTGTAATCATAATCGTGTCCTTATGTAAGACGATAAATCGTCTGGTGTTGCATAGCAAAACACTTTATTGCGGCATTTCGCTACAATAAAGTGGTATAAATCTTAATCCGAGAGTAAAAAAATTATTCTAAAGTAGGAATCAAATCAACTAAGAAATCAACTGCTTTTTGCTCATCTTCGCCTTCAGCAGAAATAGTGATTGTAGTACCTTGAGTTAAACCCAATGTTTGTAATTTAAATAAGCTCTTTGCACTTGCACTTTTACCGCCAGAAGCAACGGTAATATCAGATGCAAAGCCTTTAGCTGCTTTAACAAATTCAGCTGCCGGACGAGTGTGTAAACCATTCGGAGCTGTGATAACAACATCTTTTGAGTACATAATGTATTCCTCTTAAATTTGAAAGTTAAAAAAATGTGTTTGAATCAATTGATTTTCGTCCGCAACTTTACTACAAATTCAAATTAAACACACGCTAAAAAAATGAAAAACTTGTTGCTTTAGCCCAAAAAACTGCTAATTTTTTGAGCAAATTTAAAAATCACTTATTAAATATCAAGATTCTAGCATACAGACAAATGGAAGTGTTACAATAATTTACACACGATTTTCTCTTAATTATTTTCAAGATTGGAGCAATATGCTTAGCAAATTAACCAAGACAACAGCGTGGTTTATCTACTTTGGCATTATTGCACTTTATAGCTTTAGTTTATGGGCACTGGTCGGATATCAACAAAACAGCACATTAATTTCCGGTACAGATGTGCTACAAATTCTCGCCTATAGCTCGCTTCAAGCCTCACTTTCTGCCGTCATTTCACTTATTTTAGGTAGTCTTTTAGCAAGATCTTTTTTCTATTTAGACTTTAAAGGCAAGCAATTACTTTATAAAACCCTCTCTTTTGTTTGGGCATTACCTTCACTCGTTATTATCTTTGCGGTTATTGGTGTGTTTGGCAATTCAGGCTGGCTGGCACAACTTTTTCACTCTTTAGGCTTAGAATGGCAATTTAATTTATACGGTTTACACGGCATTATTATTGCTCACTGCTTATTCAATATTCCTTTTGTGATGAAATATTACATTAGCGGATTA
The sequence above is a segment of the Mannheimia bovis genome. Coding sequences within it:
- the ptsI gene encoding phosphoenolpyruvate-protein phosphotransferase PtsI, whose translation is MITGIAASPGAVFGKALVLKEEPIVLNTRKIDESEVEAEKAKFFEGREKAAAQLTAIKEKARRTLGEEKEAIFEGHLMILEDEELEEEILGYLSDNLVTADVAASKVIEMQAAMLAEIDDEYLKERAGDIRDIGNRLVRNILNMNIVDLGDIQDEVILVAYDLTPSETAQLNLDKVLGFITDIGGRTSHTSIMARSLELPAIVGTNNVTSLVKTGDVLILDAVNNEIHLNPSEVEIAEFKALQEKLNSEKEELAKLKELPAQTLDGHKVDVAGNIGTIRDVDGVLRNGGEAVGLYRTEFLFMDRAQLPGEEEQFQAYKEIVEAMGDKMVILRTMDIGGDKELPYLDLPKEMNPFLGWRAVRIGFTRREILDTQLRAVLRASAFGNLAVMFPMIISVEEIRLLKSIVAELKEQLRSEGHSFDENLKLGIMVETPSAAVNARYLAKEADFFSIGTNDLTQYTLAVDRGNEIIAHLYNPLSPSVLNLIKQVIDASHAEGKWTGMCGELAGDVRATALLLGMGLDEFSMSGISVPHVKKLIRSINFADAKALADEALAQPTAADIERLVDAFYQKLN
- the crr gene encoding PTS glucose transporter subunit IIA → MGLFDKLFGSKQKESQEIKIYSPLTGEVVNIEDVPDVVFSEKIVGDGVAIRPVGDTIVAPVNGTIGKIFETNHAFSIESEDGVELFVHFGIDTVELKGEGFTRLATEGQTVKVGDPIIKFDLALLEGKAKSVLTPIVISNMDEISNLSKLSGQVVAGESVVLTLTK
- the ptsH gene encoding phosphocarrier protein Hpr translates to MYSKDVVITAPNGLHTRPAAEFVKAAKGFASDITVASGGKSASAKSLFKLQTLGLTQGTTITISAEGEDEQKAVDFLVDLIPTLE
- the miaB gene encoding tRNA (N6-isopentenyl adenosine(37)-C2)-methylthiotransferase MiaB, which encodes MAKLHITTWGCQMNEYDSSKMADLLNSTHGFELTENPEDADVLLLNTCSIREKAQEKVFSQLGRWKNWKKDKPNLIIGVGGCVASQEGEHIRDRAPYVDIVFGPQTLHRLPEMINQIRGGKSSIVDISFPEIEKFDRLPEPKAEGPTAFVSIMEGCNKYCSFCVVPYTRGEEVSRPVDDVLFEIAQLAAQGVREVNLLGQNVNAYRGETFDGGICTFAELLRLVAAIDGIDRLRYTTSHPIEFSDDIIEVYRDTPELVSFLHLPIQSGSDRVLTMMKRNHTALEYKAIIRKLREVRPEIQISSDFIVGFPGETAEDFEQTMKIIEQVNFDMSFSFIYSARPGTPAADLPDNVSEEEKKERLSRLQQRINHQAMQFSRAMLGTEQRILVEGPSKKDLMELTGRTETNRVVNFVGTPDMIGKFVDVKITDVYTNSLRGEVIRTEEEMGLRVVESAESVIARTRKEDELGVGKYVVNL